Below is a window of Mucilaginibacter ginkgonis DNA.
TCGGGTTCTGATGCCCGCTAAGCTCAAAGGCTAATTTGGCTTCCATTTAAGATCAGTGCCCGCTTTTGGGTGCCTTTACAGCGTGGCGTGCCTCAAGGTTCTTAGCAATGGTCTCTAAGGTTAAACCCTTTTCGCGCAGGAGCATTAATAGGTGAAAAACCAAATCTGAGGACTCATTGATCAAGTCGGTATCAGTTTCTGCCAGCGCAGCTATAACCGTCTCTACCGCCTCTTCGCCCACTTTTTGCGCAACTTTATTTAAGCCTTTGCCGTGCAGCTTATTCACATAGGAGCCTTCAACCGGGTTGTCAAAGCGGTCGGCAATAATGTGTTCTAATTTCAGGATAAAGTTTTGGTTATAACCGGTATTAAAACAGCTGCGCGACCCTGTATGGCAGGTTGGCCCATCGGGTTTTACTTTGATCAAAAGGCTGTCGTTATCGCAATCAATATCAATGCTTTGCACATGCAAAAAATTACCACTTGTTTCACCCTTTGTCCACAGGCGGTTCTTAGTACGCGAAAAGAACGTGACCTTATGCTCTTTAACCGTTTGATCATATGCTTCGGCGTTCATATAGCCCACCATCAGCACTTCTAAGGTTTGCGCGTCTTGTATAACGGTTGGCACAAGTCCGCCGGCTTTATTAAAGTCTATTTGCATTGAAATTATTATCTAACATTAATGTTGTGTTGGCTAAGCGTGGTCTTTAAGTCAGGTATCAATATTTCGCCGTAGTGAAACACAGAAGCAGCCAACGCCGCGTCCACATTCGTTTTCTCAAACACATCTACAAAGTGTTGCACGGTGCCTGCACCACCGGAAGCAATAACCGGAATATTTACCGCGTCATTAACCACCTTTAGCAGATTATTATCAAACCCTGCTTTTGTGCCATCGTGATCCATAGAAGTAAGCAGGATTTCGCCCGCACCACGATTCTCAGCTTCTCTAATCCAGCTTAAAGTTTCTTTATCTGTGGGCACGCGGCCGCCGTTTAGATGAACAATATTGCTGTTACCGTCGTGTCGGGTATCAACCGCTACAACTACAAATTGCACCCCAAATGCTTTTGCCAGATCATCTATCAATTGCGGGTTGCGTACTGCTGCAGAATTGATCGAAATCTTATCCGCCCCCGCATTTAATAGCGCGTCTGCATCTGCGATCTCGTTGATGCCTCCGCCAATGGTAAACGGAATGTTTATTTGCCTGGCAACGGCTTTAACCAAATCGACCATTGTTTTGCGGCGCTCGTGGGTCGCGGTTATATCCAGAAATACCAGTTCGTCGGCACCCTGATGCGAATAGTTCCATGCCAGTTCAACGGGGTCGCCGGCATCGCGC
It encodes the following:
- the hisIE gene encoding bifunctional phosphoribosyl-AMP cyclohydrolase/phosphoribosyl-ATP diphosphatase HisIE, which encodes MQIDFNKAGGLVPTVIQDAQTLEVLMVGYMNAEAYDQTVKEHKVTFFSRTKNRLWTKGETSGNFLHVQSIDIDCDNDSLLIKVKPDGPTCHTGSRSCFNTGYNQNFILKLEHIIADRFDNPVEGSYVNKLHGKGLNKVAQKVGEEAVETVIAALAETDTDLINESSDLVFHLLMLLREKGLTLETIAKNLEARHAVKAPKSGH
- the hisF gene encoding imidazole glycerol phosphate synthase subunit HisF, giving the protein MLAKRIIPCLDVKDGRTVKGVNFVDLRDAGDPVELAWNYSHQGADELVFLDITATHERRKTMVDLVKAVARQINIPFTIGGGINEIADADALLNAGADKISINSAAVRNPQLIDDLAKAFGVQFVVVAVDTRHDGNSNIVHLNGGRVPTDKETLSWIREAENRGAGEILLTSMDHDGTKAGFDNNLLKVVNDAVNIPVIASGGAGTVQHFVDVFEKTNVDAALAASVFHYGEILIPDLKTTLSQHNINVR